One Streptomyces sp. ML-6 genomic region harbors:
- a CDS encoding dipeptide ABC transporter ATP-binding protein, giving the protein MTSEDKGVDVPAQRSAGNGTPAGDAASREVLLKVTGLQKHFPLKKGMLQRTTGAVKAVDGIDFEVHSGETLGVVGESGCGKSTMGRLITRLLEPTAGKIEFEGRDITHLGVGGMRPMRRDMQMIFQDPYSSLNPRHTIGTIVGAPFKLQGVTPEGGVKKEVQRLLEVVGLNPEHYNRYPHEFSGGQRQRIGIARALALKPKLVVADEPVSALDVSIQAQVVNLLDDLQRELGLTYVIIAHDLSVVRHVSDRIAVMYLGKVVELADRESLYKAPMHPYTKALLSAVPIPDPKRRSAKSERILLKGDVPSPIAPPSGCRFHTRCWKATEVCKTQEPPLAALKTGHQVACHHPENAPDQVPGEEVTAQAREAIEIVEVRRAAADEPESESESGGGAAADEADPGTGADSGTTSSDTPEDNPKE; this is encoded by the coding sequence GTGACGAGCGAGGACAAGGGCGTGGACGTTCCGGCGCAGAGGTCTGCCGGGAACGGGACGCCGGCCGGGGACGCCGCCTCCCGCGAGGTGCTGCTCAAGGTGACCGGGCTGCAGAAGCACTTCCCCCTCAAGAAGGGGATGCTGCAGCGCACCACCGGTGCCGTGAAGGCCGTCGACGGGATCGACTTCGAGGTGCACTCGGGCGAGACCCTGGGCGTCGTCGGCGAGTCCGGCTGCGGCAAGTCGACGATGGGCCGGCTGATCACCCGGCTGCTCGAACCCACCGCGGGGAAGATCGAGTTCGAGGGGAGGGACATCACGCACCTCGGCGTCGGCGGCATGCGTCCGATGCGCCGGGACATGCAGATGATCTTCCAGGACCCGTACTCCTCGCTGAACCCCCGGCACACGATCGGCACGATCGTGGGCGCCCCCTTCAAGCTCCAGGGCGTCACGCCCGAGGGCGGCGTCAAGAAGGAGGTGCAGCGGCTGCTGGAGGTGGTGGGCCTCAACCCCGAGCACTACAACCGCTACCCGCACGAGTTCTCCGGCGGTCAGCGCCAGCGCATCGGGATCGCCCGCGCGCTCGCGCTCAAGCCGAAGCTGGTCGTGGCGGACGAGCCGGTGTCGGCGCTGGACGTGTCGATCCAGGCACAGGTGGTGAACCTGCTCGACGACCTTCAGCGCGAGCTGGGCCTCACGTACGTGATCATCGCCCACGACCTGTCGGTCGTCCGGCACGTCTCGGACCGGATCGCGGTGATGTACCTCGGCAAGGTCGTGGAGCTGGCCGACCGCGAGTCGCTCTACAAGGCGCCGATGCACCCGTACACCAAGGCGCTGCTCTCGGCGGTCCCGATCCCGGACCCCAAGCGGCGGTCGGCCAAGAGCGAGCGCATCCTGCTCAAGGGCGACGTGCCGTCGCCGATCGCACCGCCCAGCGGCTGCCGGTTCCACACCCGGTGCTGGAAGGCCACGGAGGTCTGCAAGACGCAGGAGCCCCCGCTGGCCGCGCTGAAGACCGGGCACCAGGTGGCCTGCCACCACCCGGAGAACGCGCCCGACCAGGTGCCCGGCGAGGAGGTGACGGCCCAGGCGCGCGAGGCCATCGAGATCGTCGAGGTGCGCAGGGCCGCGGCGGACGAGCCGGAGTCGGAGTCCGAGTCCGGTGGTGGGGCCGCGGCGGACGAGGCCGATCCCGGTACCGGGGCGGACAGTGGTACCACATCGTCCGATACGCCGGAGGACAACCCCAAGGAGTAG
- a CDS encoding trimeric intracellular cation channel family protein → MLNELFTPSVQHALDIAGIFVFAISGALLAVRKNFDVFGIAVLAEVTALGGGLFRDIVIGAIPPAAFTDLGYFTTPLLAAALVFFLHPHVERIQVGVNVFDAAGLGLFCVTGTVKAYDYGLGLTASATLGLATAVGGGVLRDVLANEVPSLLRWDRDLYAVPAMVGAMMIVLCIRFGALNAFTSGTAVIVAFVLRLLAMRYHWRAPRAYNRKSARAEEGSATA, encoded by the coding sequence GTGCTCAACGAACTGTTCACGCCCTCCGTCCAGCATGCGCTCGACATCGCCGGAATCTTCGTCTTCGCGATCTCCGGCGCTCTGCTCGCCGTACGCAAGAACTTCGATGTCTTCGGCATCGCGGTGCTCGCCGAGGTGACCGCGCTGGGCGGGGGGCTGTTCCGTGACATCGTCATCGGGGCGATCCCGCCCGCGGCGTTCACGGATCTCGGCTACTTCACCACCCCGCTCCTCGCCGCCGCCCTGGTGTTCTTCCTGCATCCGCACGTCGAGCGGATCCAGGTGGGGGTCAACGTCTTCGACGCGGCGGGCCTCGGGCTGTTCTGCGTGACGGGCACGGTCAAGGCGTACGACTACGGGCTCGGCCTCACCGCGTCGGCGACGCTCGGGCTGGCCACCGCGGTCGGCGGCGGGGTGCTGCGCGACGTACTGGCCAACGAGGTGCCCTCGCTGCTGCGCTGGGACCGCGACCTGTACGCGGTGCCCGCGATGGTCGGCGCCATGATGATCGTCCTGTGCATCCGCTTCGGCGCGCTCAACGCGTTCACCAGCGGCACCGCGGTGATCGTCGCCTTCGTGCTGCGGCTGCTGGCGATGCGCTACCACTGGCGGGCCCCGCGCGCCTACAACCGGAAGTCCGCGAGGGCCGAGGAGGGCTCCGCGACCGCCTGA